The following coding sequences lie in one Rutidosis leptorrhynchoides isolate AG116_Rl617_1_P2 chromosome 6, CSIRO_AGI_Rlap_v1, whole genome shotgun sequence genomic window:
- the LOC139853474 gene encoding uncharacterized protein: protein MKIISINIRGFAKDGAFGWVKDLCREEKPDILCVQETKSKNISMTWATSLWWNSCVGMIQKEAIGNSGGLLLMWDTSSFSVDDFVEKEHFIAIKGNWISTKKESIVANVYGPQDDVGKKLMWETLETLMKKVDTSWLFCGDFNEVRDEEERFNSVYIPSRASRFNDFISNNNLIDIPLGGRKFTRVCDNGIKMSKLDRFLATEKFLTLWEDTSAIVMDRKFSDHCPIMLRDKVVDFGPKPFKFFNEWLNMEGVDKIIRDAWSEEILGRRKDCIFRNKLKNVKNALKEWRSSNFNNVDQEIKEVKAKVEKWEKEAENRTLSEQERLEWMENRNKWLSKERSKANMLRQKARIKWIIEGDENSSYFHTVIRRNYNKINIRGIVINGMWNENVADIKDAIHKHFKSQFEKKCVNRPSIAELEYSYLSDEQRSYLEQPFTEEEVFKALKKGPDGFNMRFYKEYWDLLM from the coding sequence ATGAAGATAATTTCTATAAACATTAGAGGCTTTGCAAAAGATGGTGCGTTCGGTTGGGTAAAAGACCTATGTAGGGAAGAGAAACCGGACATATTGTGTGTTCAAGAGACGAAAAGTAAAAACAtaagtatgacctgggctactagcTTGTGGTGGAATTCTTGTGTTGGTATGATTCAAAAGGAGGCCATAGGAAATTCAGGGGGTTTGCTTCTTATGTGGGACACGTCCTCATTTTCTGTTGATGATTTTGTTGAAAAAGAGCATTTCATTGCGATTAAAGGAAATTGGATAAGTACAAAAAAGGAATCCATTGTGGCAAATGTGTATGGTCCTCAAGATGATGTCGGAAAAAAGTTGATGTGGGAAACCTTAGAAACTCTTATGAAAAAAGTTGATACTAGTTGGTTATTTTGCGGGGATTTTAATGAAGTACGAGATGAAGAAGAGAGATTCAATAGTGTCTACATTCCTAGTCGTGCGTCAAGATTCAATGATTTTATTTCAAACAACAACTTGATTGATATTCCTCTTGGAGGAAGAAAGTTCACTCGAGTATGCGACAATGGAATAAAAATGAGCAAGCTAGATCGATTCCTTGCAACCGAGAAATTTCTAACCTTGTGGGAAGACACTTCGGCTATTGTGATGGATAGAAAATTCTCGGACCATTGTCCGATAATGCTAAGAGATAAAGTAGTTGATTTTGGTCCAAAACCATTTAAATTCTTCAATGAATGGTTAAACATGGAGGGTGTGGATAAAATAATCAGAGATGCTTGGAGTGAGGAAATATTGGGAAGAAGGAAAGATTGTATTTTTCGTAATAAGTTAAAAAATGTGAAAAATGCGCTAAAAGAATGGAGAAGTTCAAATTTTAATAATGTAGATCAAGAAATTAAAGAGGTCAAAGCGAAAGTAGAAAAATGGGAAAAAGAAGCTGAAAATCGAACTTTAAGTGAACAAGAGAGACTTGAATGGATGGAAAATAGAAATAAATGGCTAAGCAAAGAGAGATCGAAGGCAAACATGCTTCGACAAAAGGCTAGAATTAAATGGATTATTGAAGGAGATGAGAACTCGAGCTACTTCCATACGGTGATTAGAAGGAACTATAATAAGATTAACATCAGAGGCATAGTTATAAATGGCATGTGGAATGAAAACGTGGCTGACATAAAAGATGCAATTCATAAGCACTTTAAAAGCCAATTTGAGAAAAAATGTGTGAACAGGCCGTCCATTGCTGAGCTCGAATATTCCTATCTATCAGACGAGCAACGATCATATTTAGAACAGCCTTTTACGGAAGAGGAAGTTTTCAAAGCATTAAAAAAGGGCCCCGACGGGTTCAATATGCGATTCTACAAGGAATATTGGGATCTattaatgtag